One window from the genome of Hydra vulgaris chromosome 02, alternate assembly HydraT2T_AEP encodes:
- the LOC136076437 gene encoding uncharacterized protein LOC136076437, with protein MKTTEAITEALVCIKKWNPSFQPKFFMTNCSNEEINSLDSVFPECSVFICNFHREQAWEQCLSKSINGCSTIKNDVKMLLQLIAHVKTIPNRKEAGFVSKREGCLPTDKIDYCLI; from the exons ATGAAAACAACAGAGGCAATTACAGAAGCTTTGGTATGTATTAAGAAATGGAATCCTTCATTCCAACCAAAGTTCTTTATGACTAACTGTTCAAATGAAGAAATAAACTCCCTTGATTCTGTGTTTCCAG AATGTAGTgtatttatttgcaattttcatCGAGAGCAAGCTTGGGAGCAATGCCTATCCAAATCCATTAACGGCTGTTCCACCATAAAAAATGATGTTAAGATGTTGCTCCAACTGATAGCTCATGTAAAAACAATTCCGAATCGTAAAGAAGCTGGTTTTGTATCAAAAAG AGAAGGGTGTTTGCCTACCGACAAGATCGATTATTGCTTAATTTAA